A genomic segment from Methanoplanus limicola DSM 2279 encodes:
- a CDS encoding methionine adenosyltransferase — translation MPRNISVERLTQTPIEKQQIEIAERKCIGHPDSIADGIAEAVSKALSKAYLEECDAVLHHNTDQGEIVAGESMPKFGGGDILRPVYVLLTGRATKNYEGKSIPTDSIALKAARDYIKETLRFIDMDSDVIVDCRMGVGSSDLRDVFKACNNNPIPHANDTSFGIGHAPFSDLEKIILNVSEHIDGNVRPKKPVIGTDIKIMGLREKDDISLTLCVPMVDRFCSGMDDYNEAKAFMVEEVRKVASASTDRKVNVFVNTGDNPENGSIFLTVTGTSAEMGDDGSVGRGNRCNGLITPQRPMSMEATSGKNPINHIGKIYNLLSTEIAKECVAKVDGIDDLYIRLLSQIGKPIDQPLVASAQYIYNGDGSESVIEKEINAIIDDNLADIRTITERVIRGELKTF, via the coding sequence AAAGTGCATCGGACATCCTGACAGTATTGCAGACGGAATTGCAGAGGCTGTATCAAAGGCACTCTCAAAAGCGTACCTCGAAGAGTGCGATGCAGTCCTTCACCACAACACTGACCAGGGTGAGATCGTTGCCGGAGAATCTATGCCGAAGTTCGGCGGCGGAGATATACTCAGGCCGGTCTATGTGCTCCTGACAGGACGCGCAACAAAGAACTATGAAGGCAAGAGCATCCCGACCGATTCAATAGCACTGAAAGCTGCACGCGATTACATCAAAGAGACTCTCCGGTTTATTGACATGGACAGTGACGTAATTGTTGACTGCCGCATGGGTGTCGGATCATCAGACTTAAGGGACGTATTTAAAGCCTGCAACAACAACCCAATCCCGCATGCAAACGATACATCATTTGGTATAGGTCACGCCCCCTTCAGTGACCTTGAAAAAATAATTCTCAATGTAAGCGAGCACATTGACGGAAATGTCAGGCCAAAAAAGCCAGTTATAGGCACAGACATTAAGATCATGGGACTCAGGGAGAAAGATGACATCTCACTTACACTATGTGTGCCGATGGTAGACAGATTCTGCTCCGGAATGGATGATTACAACGAAGCAAAGGCATTCATGGTTGAGGAAGTCCGGAAAGTCGCATCCGCTTCCACAGACAGAAAGGTAAACGTATTCGTAAATACCGGCGACAACCCTGAAAACGGCAGCATCTTCCTTACAGTGACCGGAACTTCAGCCGAGATGGGTGATGACGGAAGTGTCGGCAGAGGAAACCGCTGCAACGGACTTATCACACCACAGCGCCCGATGAGCATGGAAGCCACAAGCGGCAAAAATCCAATCAACCACATAGGAAAGATATACAACCTTCTTTCAACAGAGATCGCAAAGGAATGTGTTGCAAAGGTTGACGGGATTGATGACCTCTACATCAGGCTGCTCTCACAGATCGGAAAGCCGATCGATCAGCCGCTTGTTGCAAGCGCACAATATATCTACAACGGCGACGGCAGCGAATCTGTAATTGAGAAGGAGATTAACGCAATAATTGACGATAATCTTGCTGACATCAGAACAATTACCGAGCGCGTCATACGCGGTGAATTAAAGACATTCTAA